A single region of the Halorubrum depositum genome encodes:
- the hisS gene encoding histidine--tRNA ligase, translated as MYDGLKGFRDFYPGEQSARREVTDAIEDAASRYGFREIATPALERTEMYVDKSGEEIVEELYAFDDKGGRGVSMTPELTPTVARMVVAKGQELSKPIKWVSTRPFWRYEQVQQGRFREFYQTNIDVFGSSAPEADAEVLAVAADALTDLGLTGDDFEFRVSHRDILGGLVRALADDPDAVDAAAAIRAVDKRAKVDDGEYLGLLSDAGLDRATAREFDDLISDVDAPDDLDAVAEAGGEEVEAAVENLRNVLAAADDFGAGEFCEVSLTTARGLDYYTGVVFECFDSTGEVSRSVFGGGRYDDLIESFGGQPTPAVGVAPGHATLKLLCQRAGVWPDEQLSTDYYVLSVGDTRAKAAALASDLRALGDDVVVEQDVSDRSFGAQLGYADSINAETVVVVGERDLENGEYTVKDMESGDETTVPVEEFPPEEGLPTYEDYE; from the coding sequence ATGTACGACGGTCTCAAGGGATTCCGCGACTTCTACCCCGGCGAGCAGTCAGCCCGCCGAGAGGTGACCGACGCGATCGAGGACGCCGCGAGCCGGTACGGCTTCCGCGAGATCGCCACCCCCGCCTTGGAGCGGACGGAAATGTACGTCGACAAGTCCGGCGAGGAGATCGTCGAGGAGCTGTACGCCTTCGACGATAAAGGCGGCCGCGGCGTCTCCATGACGCCCGAGCTCACCCCGACCGTCGCCCGGATGGTCGTCGCGAAGGGACAGGAGCTGTCGAAGCCGATCAAGTGGGTCTCGACCCGGCCGTTCTGGCGCTACGAGCAGGTCCAGCAGGGCCGCTTCCGGGAGTTCTACCAGACGAACATCGACGTGTTCGGCTCGTCGGCGCCCGAGGCCGACGCCGAGGTGCTCGCGGTCGCGGCCGACGCCCTCACGGATCTTGGCCTCACCGGCGACGACTTCGAGTTCCGCGTCTCGCACCGCGACATCCTCGGCGGGCTCGTCCGAGCGCTCGCCGACGACCCCGACGCGGTCGACGCGGCGGCCGCGATCCGCGCCGTCGACAAGCGCGCGAAGGTCGACGACGGCGAGTACCTCGGGCTCCTCTCGGACGCCGGGCTCGACCGCGCGACCGCCCGCGAGTTCGACGACCTGATCAGCGATGTCGACGCCCCCGACGACCTCGACGCGGTCGCCGAGGCCGGCGGCGAGGAGGTCGAGGCGGCGGTCGAGAACCTGCGGAACGTGCTCGCCGCGGCCGACGACTTCGGCGCGGGCGAGTTCTGCGAAGTGTCGCTGACGACCGCCCGCGGGCTCGACTACTACACCGGCGTCGTCTTCGAGTGCTTCGACTCCACCGGCGAGGTGTCCCGCTCCGTCTTCGGCGGCGGTCGCTACGACGACCTCATCGAGAGCTTCGGCGGCCAGCCGACCCCCGCGGTCGGTGTCGCCCCCGGTCACGCCACCCTCAAGCTCCTCTGTCAGCGCGCCGGCGTCTGGCCCGACGAGCAGCTCTCGACCGACTACTACGTGCTGAGTGTGGGCGACACGCGCGCGAAGGCCGCCGCGCTGGCGAGCGACCTCCGCGCGCTCGGCGACGACGTGGTCGTCGAACAGGACGTCTCCGACCGCTCGTTCGGCGCGCAGCTCGGCTACGCCGACTCGATCAACGCCGAGACGGTCGTGGTCGTCGGCGAGCGCGACTTGGAGAACGGGGAGTACACGGTGAAGGACATGGAAAGCGGCGACGAGACGACCGTCCCGGTCGAGGAGTTCCCGCCCGAGGAGGGGCTCCCGACGTACGAGGACTACGAATAG
- a CDS encoding CNNM domain-containing protein — translation MIPLATAMTPGEIGLRVAAGVALILINAYFVAVEFALTRLRQYPESEIDTPGLRRAWEMTDDLEFYLTTCQVWISGTSIALGIVAEPGLAALFAPLFENTALASAGAGSLLGFFIINMVHLTHGEQTPTYLGVERSKQVAEYGARPLYWFAWLISPLIKVGDWVAKATLGLFGVEMTGAWTEAEEEVIESRAQLRNRLGSMMEEVELPEERREEVLNALAVGERAVANVMTPADEVVSLSTEASVETNLDRIRDTPHTRFPLVGDGPNEFEGVVYAPSIVSRYEELRAGETTFEEIAAPPMTLSTDTSVSDAFDQFQAEGQELALVIEDGEVVGLVTATDALESVMGQLEDPLDAGEL, via the coding sequence ATGATCCCGCTCGCGACAGCGATGACTCCCGGCGAGATCGGTCTTCGCGTGGCGGCCGGCGTCGCCCTCATCCTGATCAACGCGTACTTCGTCGCCGTCGAGTTCGCCCTGACCCGCCTCAGGCAGTATCCGGAGTCGGAGATCGACACCCCCGGACTGCGGCGCGCGTGGGAGATGACGGACGACTTGGAGTTCTACCTCACCACCTGTCAGGTGTGGATCTCCGGGACGAGCATCGCGCTCGGTATCGTCGCCGAGCCGGGGCTCGCGGCGCTGTTCGCGCCGCTGTTCGAGAACACGGCGCTCGCGTCCGCCGGCGCCGGCTCGCTCCTGGGCTTTTTCATCATCAACATGGTGCACCTGACGCACGGCGAGCAGACGCCGACCTACCTCGGCGTCGAGCGCTCCAAGCAGGTCGCCGAGTACGGCGCGCGCCCGCTGTACTGGTTCGCGTGGCTCATCTCGCCGCTGATCAAGGTCGGCGACTGGGTCGCGAAGGCGACGCTCGGACTGTTCGGTGTCGAGATGACCGGCGCCTGGACCGAGGCGGAAGAGGAGGTCATCGAGTCGCGCGCGCAGCTCCGGAACCGACTCGGGTCGATGATGGAGGAGGTCGAACTCCCCGAGGAGCGCCGGGAAGAGGTCCTGAACGCGCTCGCCGTCGGCGAGCGCGCCGTGGCGAACGTGATGACCCCGGCCGACGAGGTCGTGTCGCTGTCGACCGAGGCGTCGGTCGAGACGAACCTCGACCGGATCCGCGACACGCCGCACACCCGGTTCCCGCTCGTGGGCGACGGACCGAACGAGTTCGAGGGGGTCGTGTACGCCCCGTCGATTGTGAGCCGCTACGAGGAGCTCCGGGCGGGCGAGACGACCTTCGAGGAGATCGCGGCCCCGCCGATGACGCTCTCGACGGACACGAGCGTCAGCGACGCCTTCGACCAGTTCCAGGCGGAGGGCCAGGAGCTCGCCCTAGTCATCGAGGACGGCGAGGTCGTCGGGCTCGTCACCGCGACCGACGCGCTGGAATCGGTGATGGGACAGCTCGAGGACCCGCTCGACGCGGGCGAGCTATAA
- a CDS encoding DUF7344 domain-containing protein: MPNDLSTSDVLTLLAKRRRRLLLQLLRDAGTPLPTTELAERIRDSECDEPASSDLVSIRLRLRHAHLPKLEEAAVVEYDESEGTVCPERNFGTLVNFLEKVGEEGSPCSDR; this comes from the coding sequence ATGCCGAACGACCTCAGTACGTCCGACGTTCTTACGCTACTTGCCAAACGACGACGGCGGCTACTACTACAACTGTTGCGGGACGCTGGCACACCGCTACCGACGACCGAGTTGGCCGAACGCATCCGAGACAGCGAGTGCGACGAGCCCGCGTCAAGCGATTTGGTGTCGATTCGGCTGAGGCTCCGCCACGCCCACCTTCCCAAGCTCGAAGAAGCCGCCGTCGTGGAGTACGACGAGAGTGAGGGGACGGTCTGCCCCGAGCGAAACTTCGGGACACTCGTCAATTTCTTAGAGAAAGTGGGTGAAGAAGGATCACCCTGTTCCGACCGCTGA
- a CDS encoding DoxX family protein, with protein MRDDTDAIETSTDRGAPSRLGRVLLGIGLAAQASEDFRDMDETIEYAESAGVPAPDLAAPFASGMMLVSGIGIALWRAPRLTTGAAVTFLTVVTATMHDFWNADEDDRSGERLAFFGNLAMLGGALVFLREAFD; from the coding sequence ATGAGAGACGACACCGACGCGATCGAGACGTCGACCGACCGCGGCGCGCCCTCGCGGCTCGGTCGTGTCCTGCTCGGGATCGGCCTCGCGGCGCAGGCCTCCGAGGACTTCCGCGACATGGACGAGACGATCGAGTACGCGGAGTCGGCGGGCGTCCCCGCCCCCGATCTGGCCGCCCCGTTCGCCTCGGGGATGATGCTCGTCTCGGGGATCGGAATCGCACTCTGGCGGGCGCCTCGACTCACGACCGGTGCGGCCGTCACCTTCCTCACGGTCGTGACCGCGACGATGCACGACTTCTGGAACGCCGACGAGGACGACAGGAGCGGCGAGCGGCTCGCCTTCTTCGGCAACCTCGCGATGTTGGGCGGGGCGCTCGTGTTCCTGCGAGAGGCGTTCGACTGA
- a CDS encoding ABC transporter permease encodes MATRDRRRYGSELLGESGRLLPAVGLLGGLAVWWAVTALGSGIITNFAPAATFAVLAELVVSPAFYDHVLVSVYRFGIALGLCLTVGLPIGIVVGYFEAAERATTVLFQFMRMISPLAWFPIAIILFGVGTQSAVFVMFMAGLWPIVLNTAHGIATIDDDWITVGESLGGDTRALLRRVVVPAVIPDMLTGIRLSIGILWIILVPAEMLGVNTGLGYLILDARDRFSYAEIPAIMLVIGFIGFWLDLSVRRLHARWNWG; translated from the coding sequence ATGGCTACGAGAGACAGGAGACGATACGGTTCTGAGCTGCTCGGGGAGAGCGGCCGCCTGCTGCCGGCGGTCGGACTCCTCGGCGGCCTCGCCGTCTGGTGGGCGGTGACGGCGCTCGGGAGCGGCATCATCACGAACTTCGCGCCGGCGGCGACGTTCGCCGTCCTCGCCGAGCTCGTCGTCTCGCCCGCGTTCTACGACCACGTGCTCGTCAGCGTCTACCGGTTCGGGATCGCGCTCGGCCTCTGCCTGACGGTCGGGCTCCCGATCGGGATCGTGGTCGGCTACTTCGAGGCGGCCGAGCGGGCGACCACGGTGCTGTTCCAGTTCATGCGCATGATCTCGCCGCTGGCGTGGTTCCCGATCGCGATCATCCTCTTCGGCGTGGGAACCCAGTCGGCGGTGTTCGTGATGTTCATGGCCGGCCTCTGGCCGATCGTGTTGAACACCGCCCACGGGATCGCGACGATCGACGACGACTGGATCACGGTCGGGGAGTCGCTCGGCGGCGACACGCGCGCCCTGCTCCGCCGGGTGGTCGTCCCCGCGGTCATCCCGGACATGCTCACGGGGATCCGCCTGTCGATCGGTATCCTCTGGATCATCCTCGTCCCCGCGGAGATGCTCGGGGTCAACACCGGGCTGGGCTACCTCATCTTAGACGCCCGCGACCGGTTCTCCTACGCGGAGATCCCCGCGATCATGCTGGTGATCGGTTTCATCGGCTTCTGGCTCGACCTCTCCGTCCGCCGGCTTCACGCTCGGTGGAACTGGGGATAG
- a CDS encoding ABC transporter substrate-binding protein yields the protein MTHEHHTNHDDADPDVAASARELVGGAGWRNPSETARTSGLSRREFMKESGLASLAAAGVGATAGCLGGGGGGGDGPPTAEIGYLPITDAAPLLTGYANDHFADHGVDAAEPKLFRGWSDLAEAFLSGEVNVAHFLMPMTVWMRYGDELDANVQVVAWDHTDGSALTVQQDVDEWADLGGGTVAVPFWYSIHNVILQMGLREHGLTPRTDSSADEVADDEVNLVVTPPPDMPAALENGSIQGYIVAEPFNAIGELDAGGKILRFTGDVWREHACCVVVMREELVESRPEWTTDVMSGIVDAQQYLRENRSEAAQLLSSEGSGLLPQGPEPIDRALTHYDEHEPYLESGAIRNEEWDIDRIGFYPYPYPSYTEELIRRMRETRVEGEDVFLDELDPTEVADDLVAYDPVRTALEEAGGPPAFNVPEDDGYERQETIRF from the coding sequence ATGACGCACGAACATCACACGAACCACGACGACGCCGACCCCGACGTCGCCGCGAGCGCGCGCGAGCTCGTCGGCGGCGCCGGCTGGCGGAACCCCTCCGAGACGGCCCGTACGAGCGGGCTCTCTCGACGCGAGTTCATGAAGGAATCGGGGCTGGCGTCCCTGGCGGCGGCCGGCGTCGGCGCGACGGCCGGCTGTCTCGGCGGTGGCGGGGGCGGCGGCGACGGCCCGCCGACCGCCGAGATCGGTTACCTCCCGATCACGGACGCAGCGCCCCTGCTGACGGGGTACGCCAACGACCACTTCGCCGACCACGGCGTCGACGCCGCGGAGCCGAAACTGTTCCGCGGCTGGTCGGACCTCGCGGAGGCGTTCCTCTCGGGCGAGGTCAACGTCGCGCACTTCCTGATGCCGATGACGGTGTGGATGCGCTACGGCGACGAGCTGGACGCGAACGTGCAGGTCGTCGCGTGGGACCACACGGACGGCTCCGCGCTGACGGTCCAGCAGGACGTCGACGAGTGGGCGGACCTCGGCGGCGGCACCGTCGCCGTCCCGTTCTGGTACTCGATCCACAACGTCATCCTCCAGATGGGGCTCCGCGAGCACGGGCTCACGCCACGGACGGACTCCTCGGCCGACGAGGTGGCCGACGACGAGGTCAACCTCGTCGTCACGCCGCCGCCGGACATGCCCGCGGCGCTCGAGAACGGCTCCATCCAGGGGTACATCGTCGCCGAGCCGTTCAACGCGATCGGCGAGCTCGACGCCGGCGGGAAGATATTGCGTTTCACCGGCGACGTCTGGCGCGAACACGCCTGCTGCGTCGTCGTGATGCGCGAGGAGCTGGTGGAGTCGCGGCCGGAGTGGACCACCGACGTGATGAGCGGGATCGTCGACGCGCAGCAGTACCTCCGCGAGAACCGGTCGGAGGCGGCGCAGCTGCTCTCCTCCGAGGGGAGCGGCCTGCTGCCGCAGGGGCCCGAGCCGATCGACCGCGCGCTCACCCACTACGACGAGCACGAGCCGTACCTCGAATCGGGCGCGATCCGGAACGAGGAGTGGGACATCGACCGGATCGGCTTCTACCCGTATCCGTACCCGTCGTACACGGAGGAGCTGATCCGCCGCATGCGCGAGACCCGCGTGGAGGGCGAGGACGTCTTCCTCGACGAGTTGGATCCGACCGAGGTCGCCGACGACCTCGTCGCGTACGACCCCGTTCGCACAGCGCTGGAAGAGGCCGGCGGCCCGCCGGCGTTCAACGTACCCGAGGACGATGGCTACGAGAGACAGGAGACGATACGGTTCTGA